TTGGTCGCGCGAACCGACAAAACCGTGTCGATATTCTGGTCCTGGTACCAGGCCTCAGGCTTGAAATAGAGGCGTTCTTCGGCAAGCTCGCCCTTCATATAGGCTTTGGAGAGCGGTGGTCGCTGATAAGGGAGCGCTGCTTCTTCGCCGATCAGAGTGATGTCACCCTCATATCCGTAGAGACGCAAAGACGCGCAGGCCTGCGCAGCGGCCTGGCCACCTCCCACGATCACGATACGCTTAGACGTCGACAAATCCACTTGTCTCAACCCTCCTGACAGCTTTTCATGACGCATGCGTCATCTTTTTGCAAGACGCGACGCTGCGGCATATTTCCCGTCCTTTTCGCGCTTTACAGACTGTGCCACAAGCCCCTGATGAACAAAGATTCCTCAGATCTGATCATGAAAATGATTCACGCGCGCTCAGGCGCGCTCTCGAATGGCGAGCCGATCAGTCCGCCTATCGTGACGGCGGCCAAATACAAATTGTCTGGAATACCAGACACGCCCTACACATATGGCCGCGATATCAACCCGACCGTCGAAGCCGCCGAGGTCGCGATCAGCGCGCTTGAGCAAGCCCCGGTTATTGCATTCCCGTCCGGCATGGCGGCCATCACTGCAGGCCTGATGGCCACAGCGAAGGCCGGAGACCGAGTCCTGGTGCCGTCAGATGGCTACTATGTCACCCGGGTCTTGCTGGAAGATATTTTGAGCGGCCATGACATTGCCTTCGACGCCATCCCGACCCGGGACTTCGCGACCGCCGATTTCAGCCCATACGCCGTCGTCTGGATCGAAACGCCGTCCAATCCGGGTCTGGACCTCTGCTCAATCCGATCGGTTTCAGAATCTGCACACGCGAACGGCGCGATCACGGTGGTCGACAATACGACGCTGACGCCGCTCCTTCAGCGACCCCTGGATCTTGGCGCGGATCTCATCGTTAGCTCTGACACCAAGGCGATGGCGGGACATTCCGACTGCCTCTATGGACATGTCGCAACCCGCAATGATGCGCTGTTTCAAAAGGCCTGGACGTGGCGAAAGGTCTCTGGCGCCATCCCGGATCCCTTCGCCTCCTTCCTCGTTCATCGCGGACTGATGACGCTTGAACTGAGGCTGCAGCGCATGTGCAGCAATGCGGCGGATCTGGTCGAGCGTCTGGATGGGCATCCCGCGATTAAGACTCTGAAATATCCCGGAATGGGATTCATCATCGGTCTGACGTTTGAAACCGAAGCGATCGCCGAACGATTCATCGACGCGTGCCCGGCCATTTTCGCCTCTACCAGCTTTGGCGGTATTCACACGAGCGCGGAGAGACGGGCGCGTTGGGGCGATGATGTCGACCAGGGCTTCGTCCGACTCTCGGTTGGATGCGAACCCACGGATGCGCTCATTCGGGCCATTGAGGCGACTCTTGAAACACTTTGACTTACCCTCGCTGGCGGCCACTGCGCAGCTCGCTCAGTCCCTCGCGCCACACCTGAAGGCGGGAGACGTGATCGCCTTGCATGGGGGGCTGGGCGCTGGGAAGACGACATTTTCCCGGAGCTTGATCGAAGCCGTGCTGGGTCAGGTGACGGAGGTTCCGAGCCCGACCTATACGCTGGTACAGACCTATGACGGGCCCGCCTTCCCGATCTTTCACATGGACCTGTATCGGCTCGAGCATCCCGATGACGTGTTCGAACTCGGCTGGGACGAGACGCAAAACGGACTGGCTCTGATCGAGTGGTCGGACCGCGCCGGGCCGCATTTGCCAGCCTGGCGGCTCGATCTCACACTGGAAATCCTTGGGGATACCCGCAAAGCAATACTGGAACCGCACGGCGAAGACTGGCAGACACGGCTGCATGAGCTCTGATCCGGATCGCCAGTCGCTGATTGATCATTTCCTTTTCCGCGCAGGATGGGAGACGGCGACCCTTGGTTGGCTGGGACAAGACGCCTCCACACGCCGATATGCGCGGCTTTCCCATGCTGACGGCACAACCGCCATTTTGATGGACGCCCCGCGCGTGGAAGACGATCCCTGTACGCCGGACATGAGCGAAGCCGAACGCCAGCGCCTGGGTTGGAATGCCATGACGCGCCTTGCCTCAAGCCGTGTCGATGCGTTCGTGCTGATTGCAGATCACTTGCGGACAGCCGGTCTCAGAGCGCCGGACATCTTCTCCCATGACAGCGCCCACGGCTTTGCGCTCCTCGAGGACTTTGGCGAGCAACGCGAATTTGCGCGCCTGATTGAACAGGGCATGGCCGAGGGTCCACTCTACACGCAGGCCGCGCGAGATCTCGCCCGGCTGCATCGTCATCCCAAACCGGACGTGTTGGAGAAAGATGGAGAACGCTGGCCGATCCTGCCCTTTGATGACGTGGCGTTGCGCGCCAATGCTGATCTCTACGCCGACTGGTTGCACCAGTATGACGACCGCGCGCGAATGAGCGATGCGGACCGCGTCCGCTGGGAGGCGGCACGCGACGGACTGATCGAGCAGGCCGGGGGATTCGATCGGGAGTTCACTCTGCGAGACTATCACGCCGAAAACCTGCTCTGGCTTCCGGAAGGACGGATCGGGCTGCTGGACTTCCAGGATGCCGTGATCGGGTGGGACGCCTGGGATCTCGCCATGCTGACCCAGGACTCCCGGCGCGCGGTCAGTGAGGCGGCGACAGAGGCCGCCTTGCGAGCCTATCTGGAAGATAGCGGGAAGGATGAAGCCGGGCTTCGCGAGCGTCTGGCCGTCATCGGAACGCTCAATGCCCTGCGCATCACCGGCGTTTTTGCGCGCCTGGTGAAGCGCGATGGCAAGCCACGCTATAATGATTTCATGGCCCGCCAGCAGATGATGCTCGCTCGAAATCTCGCCCACCCGGCGGCCGCCGAAATGCGCGGCTTTATTGCTGAAACCGCACCATTCATTTTGGAGGCAGAGACATGACCCGCATGCCGCACACCGCGATGGTACTCGCCGCCGGACTGGGCACGCGCATGCGCCCACTGACGGACGCGACGGCGAAGCCGCTTCTCGAAGTGGCCGGACGCAGCATGATTGACCGATTGCTCGACAATCTGGTGGTGGCCGGGGTCAAACGCGTCGTGGTCAATGTTCACTGGTGCGCGGACCTGGTCGAAGCGCATCTTCAGGATCGGCAGGATTTGCAGGTCGTCATCTCGGACGAACGCGATCAGGTTCTCGAAACGGGCGGCGGACTCGCCAAAGCACGTCCTTTGCTGGGCGACGACCCGATCTTTGTCGTCAATACGGATGCCTTTTGGGAACCCACTGGGCCAGAACCGCTAAAATCGCTGGTAGAGAGTTTCAATTCGGAACTTATGGATGAGTGTTTGCTCTTGGCCGACACCAAGCGCGCGCTTGGGTTTCCGGGCGCGGGCGATTTCTTCAGGGATGAGGCTGGAGTTCTGACGCGGCGAGGCGAGGCAGAAACGGCGCCCTGGGCTTATGCTGGCGTGCGGATCCTCAAACCCGCTCTTTACGATGGTGCGCCTGTTGAACCTTTTTCGGCCAATCGAATCTGGAATGACCTGATCCCCAAAGGCCGCATACACGGCCAGCCACTGGACCGGTTCTGGCTGCATGTCGGCGATCCACAAGCGCTGAAGGACGCAGAGTTTTGGCTGCGCTGCCACGGCGCATGAGCAGCTTGTTTGGACGGGACCTTCCAAAGGTCTATTCCATCCCGCCAGGGGCAAACTTTCTCGATGAACTGGCGCAGGTTCTGGCCGACGAGAGCCGTTTTGGGGAGGATCCAGAAGCGCTCGCGGATGCGCTGATCTATGTTCCCAATCGCAGATCCGAGCGCGCCCTCGCCTTTGCCTTGCACAAGGCCGGGAATCGTCAAGCGAGCCTGTTGCCAGACATTCGCGCGCTCGGCGATTTGGAGACAGACGAGCCGCCCCCGAGCGCTGAGGCGGCCGTCGCAAACCTGCCGCCCGTGATATCTGCGGCCGAGCGTGTCGGGCGCCTGACCCGCCTGGTGATGGCCTACTTCCAGGCGCACGGAACCGGGATGCCAGCGACGTCCTGTCTTGCCGCCGCAAAAGAACTCGCTCGCCTGCTGGATCAGGCCGCGCTGTCTGGCGAGGTCGATTGGACGCAACTGAAAGACCTGGTGCCGGAAACACAACTGGCAGACCATTGGCGGCGCTCGGTCGAGTTTCTCTCAATCATCACCGAGCAATGGCCGACCGATCTGGAAACCGCCCAGCGCATGGATCCCTATACGCGCCGCTACGCGGCCGCCGAAGCCATGGTTCAAGAATGGCGCTCAAATCCGCCAGAAACGCCGGTGATCATTGCCGGGTCGACCGGGGCGACACCCGCCAGTCGCTTGTTGATGCAGGCGGCGATGACTCTGCCCAGCGGGCTCGTCATCCTGCCAGGTCTCGATAATGAGCTGAGGCCCGAGGCGTTGGACCGGATCGGGCGCGCGCCGTCGCACCCGCAATACACGCTGGCGCGGACTCTGCGCGCCCTCGATCTGCAACCGTCAGATGTCGAGCCCTGGCCGGCGCGCACGTCTGCCCCGAAGGCTTCCGCCAGGCGACGCCTGATCCATGAGGCGCTGGCCCCGGCACCCAGCACCGCGGACTGGACGGTGCGCCTGACCAAACTCGCCAAGGACGGCGATACGGGCGCATTTGTCAGCGATGCCCTGAGCGGCCTGTCAACCGTGGAAGCGAAGGATGACACGGACGAAGCCCTGCTCGCGGCGCTGATCCTGAGAGAAACTCTGGAACATGAAGGCCGCACCGCCGCCCTGGTGACGCCAGATGCCGGTCTCGCCCGGCGCGTGAGCGCGATGTTGACGCGCTGGGACGTCCACGTCGCCCCATCGGCCGGGTGGCCGCTGACACAAACGGATGCCGGGAGCCTCGCCCTGCTGGTCGCGGACTGGCTCCTCGACCCGGCTTGCCCGGTCGCCCTGATGGCGATGTTGAATCATCCCTATGCCCGGCTCCAGAGGGACGCCGTGCTGGCCTTAGACCGGGCTTGTTTGCGCGGACCTCGTCTCTGGAGCGATTGGCCGGACCTGGTTGCGCATGTGGAGGCATTAGGACAGGGAGACCCCGATCGCCACCGTCGGGGGACTGCACAGGAATTCGCAAACGCCCTGTCTTTGTTGGGTGATCTTTCAGGCGCGCTCTCAGCATCTCCTGAAACAAAGCCGTGCACAGGCGCGGATTGGTTGCAGCTGATCAGCACCGCGGCAAGCCATATCTCGGAAGCGCCGCAGCCCTGGACGGGTGAAGATGGCGCAGCCTTGTCACAGCTTCTGCGCCATATGGCCGAGCTCTCGGAGCCGCTCGGTGAGCAGTCGCCCTTGGTCTGGAACGACTTGCTCAAGGCCGAGGCGCTCATGGTCAGCGTGCATCGGGGTGAGCCGCATCCAAGGCTGGCCATCTGGGGCCCGTTGGAGGCACGGCTGCAAACCGCAGATCACCTCATCCTGGCCGGTTTGAACGAAGGAATCTGGCCAGCTCAACCGCCCGCCGACGCCTTCCTGCCCCGCGTGTTTCGCGAAAAGATCGGACTGGCGGATCCGGACGAACGGATCGGTCTCTCGGCACATGATTTTGCCCAGCTCGCCGCGGCGCCAAGCGTGACGCTGCTATCCAGTCAGCGGCGCGATGACAAGCCCGCGGTCTCGTCGCGGTGGCTCTGGCGCCTCAAGACGCTGGCGCGCGGTGCGCTCGGCGATGCCGCAGATCTGGCTCTTTCGCCGTCGACAGAGGCCAACCCAATTGCTTGGTTGGAAGCCCTCGAACAAGCCCCGGATCGCGCCCATGACTTCGCCGCCGAACCGCGCCCGACCCCGCCTGTGGAAGCCCGTCCCAAGAAACTGTCCGTGACCCGGATTGAGCAATTGGTGCGCGATCCGTATGCGATTTATTGCGAATACATACTCGGACTGCGCCGCCTCGATCCGCTCAACCTGCCGCCTGATGTACGCGTGCGAGGGACGGCCATCCACAAGGCGCTGGAACGGTTCGAGGATCCCGGAACCGGAACGACACCCGACGACCTACTGGCGCTCCTGGAAGAAGAACTGCGCCGCGGTGGCGAGGCTGAAGCGGACATCATCGCCCTGCGCGAACGACGCCGCACCATCAGTGCTGAATACCTCGAATGGCGCGACGCTCAGCAGGCTCAGCTTGTCGGGAACCCCCTCACGGAAGTGTATGGGGAGATTACTTTGAAGATTGGCGACCACCCATTCACGTTGAGCGGAACAGCCGATCGCATCGAACGACGGGTTGGCGGTGGCGCCGCCATTCTGGACTTCAAATCCGGCAAGCCCCCCAGCGAGAAACAGGTCCGCAGCGGGCTTAGTCCGCAAATGCCCTTGCAGGGTCTGATCGCACGCGAGGGCGGATATGAAGCCCTTGGCAGAGCGGATGTGGATGCCCTGACCTACCTTCGCTTCGGCACGGCATTCGAGGTGCGCGAGATTGGCGATGCCAATTCCAGGGCAAAACTCGAGGACGCGCCAGTTTCGGACATAATCCGCGACGCTGAGGCAGGTCTCGTCCAGCTTCTGACGGCTTTCAGCAACCCTGAACACCCCTATTTGAGCGCGCCACGCCCGGAACGAGTGACCTATGAAAGTGACTATTCCCGCCTCGCGAGACGGGACGAATGGACGGGCTTATCGACCTATGACTGAGGCCATCCGCTCTCCCGACAGCTCTGCCTTCGAGCAAGCCAAACTGGCGCAGGCACAAGCCGCCCAGCCTGGCCTATCGGCCTGGGTGGAAGCAAATGCAGGATCAGGCAAGACAAAAGTCCTGATCGACCGGGTCGCGCGCCTTTTGCTGCAGCGCCCGGATGGCCGCCCCGGCGCGCCGCCGGATTCAATCTTGTGCATTACCTACACCAAGGCGGCAGCGAACGAGATGTTGTCGCGCCTGTTCTCCCGCCTGGGCGACTGGTCGGTGGCGGATGATCATGACCTACGGCGCAAGCTCGCCGATCTCGAAGGGCGCTCTGCCCGCGACTATGCAGCCGAAGATCTGCGACAGGCGCGCGCCCTGTTCGCGCGAGCGCTGGAGACGCCGGGCGGATTGCGCATCGAAACCATTCACGCGTTTTGCGCCCGGGTCCTGCGACGCTTTCCGTTGGAAGCGGGAGTTTCGCCCGGCTTCCAGGAAATCGAGGAAGATGAAGCCAACGGCTTGTGGCGGGCGGTTCTGGCCGAACATCTGGAGGCGGCTGCGGACTCTCACCCAGACGAGATGCGTTGCCTGGCCAACGCGACAGGCGGCCTCGGCATTGGCGCAGCCCTCGATGCCCTTCAGTACAAGCGCCAGGCGCTACACACCTTCTGGGCGTCTACGACGTCCGATCTGGAGGTCACGGACCGTATCCGCGCCGCGGCAGGGAGCGGGGACCGGAGCGCGCAAGACATTCTAGACGCTGCCATGATCGGTGAATTGCCGAAAGCCGACATTCGCGCGGCAATCGATGACTTGAAGGCGCTGGATAAGCCAGGCGCGTCTGACCAGAAGCTGCTCACTGCGCTTAGGGAGCTGCTCCACACAAAGGAGGCCGCGCGGCGTTATGAGGTCTATATGGGTGCGCTTGCCGGTGCCCGTGGCGACTTCCCGAGCGGTAGCAATCCGTTCACCGCCAAGGCTGGACCGCGCGTCGCCGACCTGTTCACCCGCAATCTCAAGAAAGGCGATCCGGAAGGCACTGAGATTACTCGTATGAAGGCGATCCAGGCGAGCCTTGCCGCAGCTGAAGCGGCCGAGCGGACGATCGCTCTGATGCGCATCGGCCTGCCAATGATCGAAGCTTACGAACAAGAAAAGCGCCGTCGCGGTGCGCTCGACTTTGAGGATCTGATCGAACGCACGCGGGCCTTGCTTACGCACTCGAACGCCGCCGAATGGGTGCTGTACAAGCTCGATGGCGGGCTGACGCATCTCCTGCTCGATGAAGCGCAGGATACCAGTCCGGCGCAATGGGCGCTGATCAATGCGCTCGTGCAGGAATTTCAATCCGGCCTCGGGCGCGACCGCGATCCTGACCCGCGCACCCAATTCGTCGTCGGCGACCCGAAACAGTCCATCTACTCCTTCCAGGGCGCGGACCAGCAGCAATTCCAGGCCGAGAAACTGAATTTTGTTGCGCGAGAAAACGTCATCGCCGAGGCCGAGGATCGGGCGGTCAACCAACCCGAAATGGCCATGTCCTTCCGCTCCACCCCAGAAGTCTTGAGATTTGTGGATGAGGTGCGCGCCCGAGTACCGCTCTCAGATGCGGCCACCGATCCCTTGCCGCCTGTCGACGCCGATTTGCAGCCGCACACTGCCAGGCGCGCCAATCAGCCGGGTCGCGTCGAACTCTGGCCACTGGAGAGGCCCACCGGCACTGAGGGCGAGGAAAATCCGTGGACGACGCCGACCGATCATGTCTCCGCCGACGCGCCGCGTCGCCGCCTGGCACGACGCATTGCTGTTGAAGTCAAACAGATGATCGATCGTGGTGAAAGCATCTGGCGCGAGCAAGCCGATGGCAGCTGGATGAGAGCACGCGTGAAGGCGGAGGACGTGCTCATCCTGGTGCGCAGTCGCAATGAGTTGTTCGACGCCCTGATCGAAAGCCTGAAACAGGTCGGTATCCCGGTGGCCGGCGCCGATCGGCTGCGTCTGCTCGACAATATTGGCGTCCAGGACTGCCTGACCCTCATCCGGTTCACCCTGCAGCCCGGGGACGATCTGGCCCTGGCGGAAATCCTGCGCGGACCCTTCTGCAATCTGACGGATGATGATCGTCATCTTTTCCCGCTCGCACATGATCGCAAGGGGGAGTCCTTGTGGCACCGTCTCGCCGCGAATGACTCGCCGGAATTCAAATCCGCGAAGGCCTTTTGTGCGCGTCTGATTGAGCGCCGTCATCTCCCCGGTTTCGAATTTCTGACCGAGGCGCTGACCGACCGTGACGAAACGGGTCTGAGCGGCTGGGACAAATTGATCCAACGCCTTGGTGAACCGGTGCGAGACCCGGTTCACGCGCTCATCTCCGGCGCTCTGAGCTTCGATATGGGCGAGCCGAAGAGCCTGCAGGCCTTTCTGTCAGAAACCGAAGGGCGAGACACGGTGCTGAAACGGGAACTCGGGGAGCCGGACGGCGCTGTCCGCGTCATGACCGTACATGGGGCGAAGGGCTTGCAATCGCCTGTCGTCATTCTCCCTGACACGACAGGGGCGACCAAGCCGGTGTCGGATGCGCTGTTTTTCAGCGGCAATGGCACTCCGCTTCACAGCCCGTCCTCACGTCTTGATTGCAAGGCGACGTCCAACTTGCGTGAAGCAGCGAATATCGCGGCTGAAAAGGAGTCGCGTCGCTTGCTTTATGTCGCGCTGACCCGGGCGTCCGACCGGCTCATC
This DNA window, taken from Hyphomonas sp. Mor2, encodes the following:
- a CDS encoding phosphotransferase, whose protein sequence is MSSDPDRQSLIDHFLFRAGWETATLGWLGQDASTRRYARLSHADGTTAILMDAPRVEDDPCTPDMSEAERQRLGWNAMTRLASSRVDAFVLIADHLRTAGLRAPDIFSHDSAHGFALLEDFGEQREFARLIEQGMAEGPLYTQAARDLARLHRHPKPDVLEKDGERWPILPFDDVALRANADLYADWLHQYDDRARMSDADRVRWEAARDGLIEQAGGFDREFTLRDYHAENLLWLPEGRIGLLDFQDAVIGWDAWDLAMLTQDSRRAVSEAATEAALRAYLEDSGKDEAGLRERLAVIGTLNALRITGVFARLVKRDGKPRYNDFMARQQMMLARNLAHPAAAEMRGFIAETAPFILEAET
- the tsaE gene encoding tRNA (adenosine(37)-N6)-threonylcarbamoyltransferase complex ATPase subunit type 1 TsaE — its product is MKHFDLPSLAATAQLAQSLAPHLKAGDVIALHGGLGAGKTTFSRSLIEAVLGQVTEVPSPTYTLVQTYDGPAFPIFHMDLYRLEHPDDVFELGWDETQNGLALIEWSDRAGPHLPAWRLDLTLEILGDTRKAILEPHGEDWQTRLHEL
- a CDS encoding nucleotidyltransferase family protein encodes the protein MTRMPHTAMVLAAGLGTRMRPLTDATAKPLLEVAGRSMIDRLLDNLVVAGVKRVVVNVHWCADLVEAHLQDRQDLQVVISDERDQVLETGGGLAKARPLLGDDPIFVVNTDAFWEPTGPEPLKSLVESFNSELMDECLLLADTKRALGFPGAGDFFRDEAGVLTRRGEAETAPWAYAGVRILKPALYDGAPVEPFSANRIWNDLIPKGRIHGQPLDRFWLHVGDPQALKDAEFWLRCHGA
- the addA gene encoding double-strand break repair helicase AddA — its product is MKVTIPASRDGTNGRAYRPMTEAIRSPDSSAFEQAKLAQAQAAQPGLSAWVEANAGSGKTKVLIDRVARLLLQRPDGRPGAPPDSILCITYTKAAANEMLSRLFSRLGDWSVADDHDLRRKLADLEGRSARDYAAEDLRQARALFARALETPGGLRIETIHAFCARVLRRFPLEAGVSPGFQEIEEDEANGLWRAVLAEHLEAAADSHPDEMRCLANATGGLGIGAALDALQYKRQALHTFWASTTSDLEVTDRIRAAAGSGDRSAQDILDAAMIGELPKADIRAAIDDLKALDKPGASDQKLLTALRELLHTKEAARRYEVYMGALAGARGDFPSGSNPFTAKAGPRVADLFTRNLKKGDPEGTEITRMKAIQASLAAAEAAERTIALMRIGLPMIEAYEQEKRRRGALDFEDLIERTRALLTHSNAAEWVLYKLDGGLTHLLLDEAQDTSPAQWALINALVQEFQSGLGRDRDPDPRTQFVVGDPKQSIYSFQGADQQQFQAEKLNFVARENVIAEAEDRAVNQPEMAMSFRSTPEVLRFVDEVRARVPLSDAATDPLPPVDADLQPHTARRANQPGRVELWPLERPTGTEGEENPWTTPTDHVSADAPRRRLARRIAVEVKQMIDRGESIWREQADGSWMRARVKAEDVLILVRSRNELFDALIESLKQVGIPVAGADRLRLLDNIGVQDCLTLIRFTLQPGDDLALAEILRGPFCNLTDDDRHLFPLAHDRKGESLWHRLAANDSPEFKSAKAFCARLIERRHLPGFEFLTEALTDRDETGLSGWDKLIQRLGEPVRDPVHALISGALSFDMGEPKSLQAFLSETEGRDTVLKRELGEPDGAVRVMTVHGAKGLQSPVVILPDTTGATKPVSDALFFSGNGTPLHSPSSRLDCKATSNLREAANIAAEKESRRLLYVALTRASDRLIIAGAGLGSSKAGYAKSSWFRWCLTAMHALTGEEEDETPLDRPLVYGAPAVCVAVDEEQGSTSKDAPIWLKRKALAPVPPSRLAAPSRLTEDHAAVLAPFGPDRSAALRRGRLIHALLQTLPALPEDEREPAGAHFLARDPDISPDAAKEMLDVTLRTLRDPAFLDVFAPGGRNEAAIIGTLPEGQMVNGRVDRLIINDDHVMIIDYKTDRPAPKDARGVDTPYLVQMAAYRAVMQKLYPDRPVRCALLYTDGPHLIELDGQEMSESLNRVESRV
- the addB gene encoding double-strand break repair protein AddB, which codes for MAALPRRMSSLFGRDLPKVYSIPPGANFLDELAQVLADESRFGEDPEALADALIYVPNRRSERALAFALHKAGNRQASLLPDIRALGDLETDEPPPSAEAAVANLPPVISAAERVGRLTRLVMAYFQAHGTGMPATSCLAAAKELARLLDQAALSGEVDWTQLKDLVPETQLADHWRRSVEFLSIITEQWPTDLETAQRMDPYTRRYAAAEAMVQEWRSNPPETPVIIAGSTGATPASRLLMQAAMTLPSGLVILPGLDNELRPEALDRIGRAPSHPQYTLARTLRALDLQPSDVEPWPARTSAPKASARRRLIHEALAPAPSTADWTVRLTKLAKDGDTGAFVSDALSGLSTVEAKDDTDEALLAALILRETLEHEGRTAALVTPDAGLARRVSAMLTRWDVHVAPSAGWPLTQTDAGSLALLVADWLLDPACPVALMAMLNHPYARLQRDAVLALDRACLRGPRLWSDWPDLVAHVEALGQGDPDRHRRGTAQEFANALSLLGDLSGALSASPETKPCTGADWLQLISTAASHISEAPQPWTGEDGAALSQLLRHMAELSEPLGEQSPLVWNDLLKAEALMVSVHRGEPHPRLAIWGPLEARLQTADHLILAGLNEGIWPAQPPADAFLPRVFREKIGLADPDERIGLSAHDFAQLAAAPSVTLLSSQRRDDKPAVSSRWLWRLKTLARGALGDAADLALSPSTEANPIAWLEALEQAPDRAHDFAAEPRPTPPVEARPKKLSVTRIEQLVRDPYAIYCEYILGLRRLDPLNLPPDVRVRGTAIHKALERFEDPGTGTTPDDLLALLEEELRRGGEAEADIIALRERRRTISAEYLEWRDAQQAQLVGNPLTEVYGEITLKIGDHPFTLSGTADRIERRVGGGAAILDFKSGKPPSEKQVRSGLSPQMPLQGLIAREGGYEALGRADVDALTYLRFGTAFEVREIGDANSRAKLEDAPVSDIIRDAEAGLVQLLTAFSNPEHPYLSAPRPERVTYESDYSRLARRDEWTGLSTYD
- a CDS encoding PLP-dependent transferase, whose translation is MKMIHARSGALSNGEPISPPIVTAAKYKLSGIPDTPYTYGRDINPTVEAAEVAISALEQAPVIAFPSGMAAITAGLMATAKAGDRVLVPSDGYYVTRVLLEDILSGHDIAFDAIPTRDFATADFSPYAVVWIETPSNPGLDLCSIRSVSESAHANGAITVVDNTTLTPLLQRPLDLGADLIVSSDTKAMAGHSDCLYGHVATRNDALFQKAWTWRKVSGAIPDPFASFLVHRGLMTLELRLQRMCSNAADLVERLDGHPAIKTLKYPGMGFIIGLTFETEAIAERFIDACPAIFASTSFGGIHTSAERRARWGDDVDQGFVRLSVGCEPTDALIRAIEATLETL